Proteins from a single region of Anastrepha ludens isolate Willacy chromosome 5, idAnaLude1.1, whole genome shotgun sequence:
- the LOC128863649 gene encoding FAS-associated factor 2, with translation MEDGLTNEQTEKILQFQEITGIEDMNVCRDVLIRHQWDLEVAFQEQLNIREGIPTTYAASRDVRAPAVIDDRFLQQVFSANMPGGRLARVGSGPIPRSFSGIIGYVINIVFQYCYSTFAGVLNALLSLGRNDERIVTDPLGDVMSFIRSYNERYPSHPVFYQGTYAQALNDAKQELRFLLIYLHKDATKNPDVDSLCRTTLSNQSVIDYINRNMLFWGCDVCSPEGYRVAHTLNVHIYPTMVLITLRNNRMVVVGRFEGDCTPEELIRRMHTVISANEIWLSQARADRLERNLTQTLRQQQDEAYQLSLRADEEKERLRQLERDAERKAQEAIERERAEEARRIEEIARLKIELAERVPNEPPAGTMDAISVVFKLPNGARLERRFLNSNSLIDVYNYLFCHPSSPDEFEITTNFPKRVLYASSNSHNANVNGNGNDTTLAEAGLKHREVLFVNDLEA, from the exons ATGGAGGACGGACTTACAAATGAGCAAACCGAAAAGATTCTACAATTCCAAGAAATCACAGGGATTGAAGATATGAACGTATGTCGAGACGTCTTAATAAGACATCAGTGGGACCTTGAG GTGGCGTTCCAAGAACAATTAAATATACGCGAAGGCATTCCAACCACCTATGCTGCCTCGAGAGATGTACGCGCACCCGCTGTAATCGATGATCGTTTTTTGCAGCAAGTGTTCTCTGCAAATATGCCCGGTGGGCGCTTGGCGCGTGTTGGTTCAGGTCCAATCCCGCGCAGCTTTTCCGGCATCATCGGCTATGTGATCAACATTGTATTTCAGTACTGCTACTCAACATTCGCGGGTGTTCTAAATGCTTTACTAAGTCTTGGACGGAATGACGAAAGAA ttgTCACTGATCCACTCGGGGATGTTATGAGCTTTATACGCTCCTACAATGAGCGTTATCCATCGCACCCGGTCTTCTATCAAGGCACATATGCGCAAGCGCTAAATGATGCTAAACAGGAGCTGCGTTTCCTGCTCATATACCTGCACAAAGATGCCACAAAAAATCCAGATGTGGATTCATTGTGCCGCACCACACTATCAAATCAATCGGTGATTGATTATATTAATCGTAATATGCTTTTCTGGGGCTGTGACGTATGTTCTCCGGAAGGTTATAGAGTAGCACACACTTTAAATGTGCACATCTATCCGACGATGGTGTTAATTACACTACGAAACAACCGCATGGTTGTTGTGGGTCGCTTCGAAGGCGATTGCACTCCTGAAGAATTGATACGGCGTATGCATACTGTGATCTCAGCAAATGAAATATGGTTAAGTCAAGCGCGTGCTGATCGCTTGGAGCGCAATCTCACACAGACTCTGCGTCAGCAACAAGACGAAGCATATCAACTTAGTTTGCGTGCAGACGAAGAGAAGGAACGGCTGCGTCAGTTGGAACGAGATGCAGAGCGCAAAGCACAAGAGGCTATCGAACGGGAGCGCGCGGAAGAAGCACGTAGAATAGAA gaaattgCTCGACTCAAAATAGAGTTAGCTGAAAGGGTACCAAACGAGCCACCGGCCGGTACAATGGATGCCATCAGTGTCGTATTTAAACTGCCGAACGGCGCACGACTTGAACGACGCTTTCTGAATTCCAATTCATTAATT GATGTTTACAATTATCTTTTTTGTCACCCGTCGTCTCCTGATGAATTCGAGATAACAACGAATTTTCCTAAACGTGTCCTTTATGCTAGTTCAAACTCTCATAACGCCAACGTCAATGGCAATGGAAATGACACCACATTGGCTGAAGCCGGCTTGAAGCACCGAGAAGTGCTTTTTGTGAATGACTTGGAGGCGTAA
- the LOC128863650 gene encoding protein C10, with the protein MSYLVNFTNDTAKQILIEIIRTVNQPENSKKLSEAKASAGKEMLLMMQHVFPLVMQLQTDVIKTYGFPGNREGLVQFSQLVREMEREDVEIARLRSQIRAIYLPPIAINTTNDILI; encoded by the coding sequence ATGTCGTACTTGGTCAATTTCACTAACGACACTGCCAAGCAAATCCTTATTGAAATCATACGAACAGTGAATCAGCCAGAGAACTCTAAGAAGCTATCGGAAGCAAAGGCTTCTGCTGGCAAGGAAATGCTGTTAATGATGCAGCATGTCTTTCCGCTTGTTATGCAATTGCAAACGGATGTAATTAAAACCTATGGATTCCCAGGAAACCGTGAAGGGCTCGTACAATTCTCTCAGCTGGTGCGGGAGATGGAACGCGAGGATGTGGAAATTGCAAGACTACGTAGCCAAATAAGAGCCATCTACTTGCCGCCTATTGCTATAAATACAACAAATGATATTTTGATATGA